Proteins encoded together in one Aminipila butyrica window:
- a CDS encoding PD-(D/E)XK nuclease family protein, producing MLNIYYGREHIDKDKFIFGRVQGRTLVLVPDQFTLQAERNAFQCLGVQGLMDLEVISPSRLGLRVLQEVGGEKVSRLDKYGRHMLLSKIIAEEKDHLQVFRGLENKAAFIDLMNDLISEMKQYNTPPEALPEILNKLEEKSILKEKLKDVQLIYERYEQSIAGSFIDTEDYLQHCIQRIKDSKMIQHCEIWVYGFDYFAPQNLDLIGELIARAIHVNVVLTYSQGDRDSEIFELTGAMIRKLEQLSEGLSKPYTTQQIRETDYFRQPAAPELSAIETELFAIPARKWTKKAEAVTLVRAANPYAEAETAAAYILRLLREEGLRYRDIAVICNDLEVRGSILSRVFQEYGLHPFMDRKRSILHNPVISLHVYLMQMARGRLNADTVVGLIKTGLMGLSQDQAEQLENYAYKFKIRGSMWKKPFAKGAGDYLPEEFQEINQARQQIVEAMVAFSEPLKTAETVKEKIAVFYDYLKNHLQVPEHIQRMMEEQNQKGYYEQAFEMTQIWKILMELYDQLVTVLGSERLSLDQLETVLRAGFESVELGMLPATIDEIIVGTMQRTRTGQIQALVVVGANDGILPSAVSGDGILNDDEKMALYNRSVEMCKLDELRAMEEKMALYRTLAKPERYLFVSYAVSDNDGRELKPSTVFNKLTAIFPQVEIRRDIISQRNPLLLLESRNNGVKHLTEALRKNLEGEPVRDCFKAALDWYRLNEGDSLRQVEEGLFFKIREERMNTALAEQLYKRDERRELSLSPSRLEKFARCPFAHFLSYGLRPEEKRVFEIAGREMGDIYHLCLMRLSEHLTEKGIPITNPDSKWMTMTPAECGAFVADFMEGEGAQYKEGLLYGGNEESYKAGRMKRVCTDAAWILVEHVQQGKIQEVFFEAEFGQASRKSFPPIQVKTALGSVLIEGKIDRVDMLPGEYVKIIDYKSGNEKFDLQEAKAGWRLQLMLYLKAALGDPGAEAGKQEAGSARGENERSLSEHRPAGAFYFKLDEPIFDASDWDSQALQKKVQAEFRKSFKLDGILVDEPAVLDSIAGEFEGSSDIVPVRRNKDGAIVGTGKDKLLTSEEFAELQQAVDQKITELCSQLGEGRVDVSPGKSGNETACTYCMYKSVCKFDVAFEGCAYRVVK from the coding sequence ATGCTGAATATTTATTATGGAAGAGAACATATTGATAAGGATAAATTTATATTCGGGCGGGTTCAAGGACGGACTTTGGTGTTGGTGCCAGACCAGTTTACCCTCCAGGCGGAGCGAAACGCTTTTCAATGTCTGGGGGTTCAGGGACTTATGGACCTGGAGGTTATTAGCCCTTCCCGGTTAGGACTGCGGGTTCTCCAGGAGGTAGGAGGTGAAAAGGTTTCTCGGTTGGACAAGTATGGACGTCATATGCTGCTGTCTAAGATTATCGCTGAGGAAAAAGACCATTTGCAGGTATTCAGAGGACTGGAGAATAAGGCGGCCTTTATTGACTTGATGAACGATTTGATTTCGGAGATGAAGCAGTATAATACGCCGCCAGAAGCACTACCTGAAATTCTAAATAAATTAGAAGAAAAATCAATATTGAAAGAAAAGCTAAAAGATGTACAGCTGATTTACGAAAGATATGAACAGTCTATAGCAGGCAGCTTTATTGATACAGAAGACTATTTACAGCACTGCATCCAGCGGATAAAGGATTCGAAGATGATTCAGCACTGCGAAATATGGGTCTACGGATTCGATTATTTCGCGCCTCAAAATCTGGACCTTATAGGGGAGCTGATTGCTCGGGCTATCCACGTAAACGTAGTCTTAACCTACAGTCAGGGGGATCGGGACAGTGAGATTTTTGAGCTGACCGGAGCGATGATTCGCAAGCTGGAGCAACTGTCGGAAGGGCTCTCTAAACCCTATACCACCCAGCAAATTAGGGAAACAGATTACTTCAGACAGCCAGCGGCCCCCGAACTGTCTGCTATTGAAACCGAACTGTTTGCCATACCCGCTCGCAAATGGACGAAGAAGGCGGAAGCCGTTACCTTGGTCCGGGCAGCTAACCCTTATGCCGAAGCGGAAACGGCAGCAGCCTATATTCTGCGGCTGTTGCGGGAAGAGGGATTGCGCTACAGGGATATCGCCGTCATCTGTAATGATTTAGAGGTGCGAGGCTCCATTCTTAGCCGAGTTTTTCAGGAATATGGACTGCACCCTTTTATGGACCGAAAGAGAAGTATACTTCATAACCCTGTTATCAGTCTCCATGTTTATCTGATGCAGATGGCCAGAGGCCGATTGAACGCAGATACTGTCGTGGGCTTAATCAAGACTGGACTGATGGGCCTCTCTCAAGATCAGGCAGAGCAGCTGGAGAATTACGCCTACAAGTTTAAAATACGGGGCAGCATGTGGAAGAAGCCCTTTGCCAAGGGGGCAGGGGATTACCTGCCAGAAGAATTCCAAGAGATTAATCAGGCCAGGCAGCAGATAGTGGAAGCTATGGTCGCCTTTTCAGAGCCTTTAAAAACAGCAGAGACCGTCAAGGAAAAAATTGCTGTCTTCTACGATTACTTAAAAAATCACCTCCAAGTTCCGGAGCACATCCAGCGGATGATGGAGGAGCAGAATCAGAAAGGGTACTATGAACAGGCTTTTGAGATGACGCAAATCTGGAAGATTCTCATGGAACTTTATGATCAGCTGGTGACCGTTCTCGGCAGTGAGCGGTTGAGCTTGGACCAGTTAGAGACGGTGCTGCGTGCAGGCTTTGAATCGGTAGAATTGGGGATGCTCCCGGCTACCATAGATGAAATCATCGTGGGAACGATGCAGCGGACCAGAACCGGGCAGATTCAAGCCTTGGTGGTGGTAGGTGCTAATGATGGTATTCTGCCTTCTGCGGTCAGCGGAGACGGCATTTTAAACGACGATGAGAAGATGGCACTCTATAACCGTTCAGTAGAAATGTGCAAACTGGATGAGCTGCGGGCCATGGAAGAAAAGATGGCACTGTATCGGACGCTGGCTAAACCAGAGCGCTATTTGTTCGTCAGCTACGCAGTGTCGGATAACGACGGCAGAGAGTTGAAGCCTTCTACTGTATTTAATAAACTGACTGCCATTTTTCCGCAGGTGGAGATTCGCAGAGATATCATCAGTCAAAGAAATCCACTGTTGTTGCTGGAATCCCGCAATAACGGCGTAAAGCATCTGACGGAAGCCCTGCGAAAGAATCTCGAAGGAGAGCCAGTCAGGGACTGTTTTAAAGCGGCACTGGATTGGTATCGGCTTAATGAGGGAGACTCCTTAAGGCAGGTAGAAGAGGGCTTATTCTTTAAAATCCGAGAGGAACGCATGAATACGGCTTTAGCGGAGCAACTTTACAAGAGAGACGAGCGGCGGGAGCTATCCCTTAGCCCTTCTAGGCTGGAGAAATTTGCAAGATGTCCCTTTGCGCACTTTTTATCTTATGGACTGCGGCCGGAGGAAAAGCGGGTATTTGAAATTGCAGGCCGGGAGATGGGGGACATCTATCACCTGTGCCTCATGCGGCTGTCGGAGCATCTGACAGAGAAAGGTATACCCATCACTAATCCAGATTCAAAGTGGATGACCATGACCCCGGCAGAATGTGGGGCTTTTGTAGCCGACTTTATGGAAGGGGAGGGCGCTCAGTACAAAGAAGGCTTGCTGTACGGCGGTAATGAGGAGAGCTACAAGGCTGGCCGCATGAAGCGGGTGTGTACCGATGCGGCTTGGATTTTGGTGGAGCACGTTCAGCAGGGGAAGATTCAGGAGGTATTTTTTGAAGCAGAGTTTGGCCAGGCCTCCAGAAAGTCGTTCCCACCTATTCAGGTGAAGACTGCCTTGGGAAGCGTTCTCATCGAGGGGAAGATTGACCGAGTGGACATGCTGCCAGGGGAGTATGTAAAGATTATTGACTATAAATCGGGCAATGAAAAATTTGACCTCCAGGAGGCCAAGGCGGGCTGGCGGCTGCAATTAATGCTGTATTTGAAGGCTGCGTTGGGAGACCCGGGAGCAGAAGCAGGAAAGCAGGAAGCTGGTTCTGCTAGGGGGGAGAATGAGAGATCCTTATCGGAGCATCGTCCTGCGGGGGCCTTCTACTTTAAGCTGGATGAGCCAATTTTCGATGCCAGTGATTGGGATAGTCAGGCTTTGCAAAAGAAGGTACAAGCAGAATTTAGAAAGTCTTTTAAGCTGGATGGAATCCTGGTGGATGAGCCGGCTGTGCTGGACAGCATCGCCGGAGAGTTCGAAGGCAGTTCGGATATCGTGCCGGTTCGTCGGAATAAGGACGGGGCCATCGTAGGTACCGGAAAAGATAAGCTTCTCACCAGTGAGGAATTCGCCGAATTGCAGCAGGCGGTAGATCAGAAGATTACCGAGCTGTGCAGCCAGTTGGGGGAGGGGCGAGTAGATGTATCTCCGGGCAAGTCTGGCAATGAGACGGCGTGTACCTACTGTATGTATAAGAGTGTCTGCAAGTTTGATGTGGCTTTTGAAGGCTGTGCTTACCGGGTGGTAAAGTAA
- a CDS encoding cyclic nucleotide-binding domain-containing protein: MSNSSLTVTMKSELQKYGLSDFETGDVRVLKFEKGQYLCREGFPMEYLLFMISGKAKTFINVSNGKSLLLAFYTKSGILGDIELMTDGVCTTNVQALTEVTCMGIPMSYGGERLRKNVTFMNFVGAHLARKLDRCARNGAINILLPLETRLCSYVLMTSEEGLFNENLTEVAELLGTSYRHLLRTFDGLRKDRVLEKVARGYIIRDGVELQIRAQDFYTM, translated from the coding sequence ATGTCAAACAGCAGTTTAACAGTGACGATGAAAAGTGAATTGCAGAAGTACGGCTTATCGGATTTTGAGACCGGAGATGTGCGGGTATTAAAGTTTGAAAAAGGGCAGTATCTTTGCCGAGAGGGCTTTCCTATGGAATACCTCTTGTTTATGATTAGCGGCAAGGCGAAGACTTTTATTAACGTCAGCAATGGCAAATCTCTATTGCTGGCTTTTTACACCAAATCGGGCATCTTAGGGGATATTGAGTTGATGACCGACGGGGTCTGCACCACCAATGTTCAGGCCTTGACCGAAGTCACCTGCATGGGCATTCCCATGAGTTACGGCGGAGAACGACTGCGAAAGAACGTCACCTTTATGAATTTTGTAGGGGCACATCTGGCTCGAAAGCTGGATCGGTGCGCCAGAAACGGTGCGATTAATATTTTGCTTCCGCTGGAGACTCGACTATGTTCTTACGTGCTGATGACCAGTGAAGAGGGCTTGTTTAACGAAAATCTCACGGAGGTGGCAGAACTGTTGGGCACCAGTTATCGGCATCTGCTGCGGACCTTTGATGGACTGCGAAAGGACAGAGTGCTGGAAAAGGTAGCTCGGGGTTACATCATCCGTGATGGGGTGGAGTTGCAAATTCGAGCCCAAGATTTTTATACCATGTAA
- the fabZ gene encoding 3-hydroxyacyl-ACP dehydratase FabZ has product MLMNREQIMEVLPHRDPFLLIDEVEEMEEGKSITAIKHVDEKEYYFAGHFPQEKVMPGVLIIEALAQAGAVAILSMPEHRGKIAYFGGIKDARFRHKVVPGDTLRLHVELDRLRSSTGKGVATAFLGDKVACKCEITFAIG; this is encoded by the coding sequence ATGTTGATGAACCGCGAGCAGATCATGGAGGTCTTGCCACACCGGGATCCATTTCTGCTGATCGATGAAGTGGAAGAGATGGAGGAAGGCAAGAGCATTACTGCCATCAAACACGTAGATGAGAAGGAATATTATTTTGCAGGGCATTTTCCTCAGGAGAAGGTTATGCCAGGGGTACTGATTATAGAAGCACTGGCCCAGGCTGGGGCGGTAGCCATCCTTTCTATGCCGGAACATCGGGGAAAGATTGCCTATTTCGGGGGGATCAAGGATGCTCGCTTCCGTCATAAAGTGGTACCGGGAGATACGCTCCGACTGCACGTAGAGTTGGACCGCCTGCGCAGCAGCACCGGAAAAGGTGTAGCTACGGCCTTTTTAGGGGATAAAGTGGCGTGTAAGTGTGAAATCACTTTTGCCATAGGCTGA
- a CDS encoding DMT family transporter: MLTAIIVSFLAGVTVVVSRTTNARLAAETSLLKSTFYNYVIGLTCSLLVLFFLHLFISAQFSGLSLPLQPWSQLWIYLGGAMGVCTVSISNAVVTRISSFYVTLLMFVGQVFAGILLDVIISHTLSLGILLGGTCVAIGLVINLWIDKRQQAKKFISSRV; encoded by the coding sequence ATGCTTACTGCAATTATCGTTTCATTTTTGGCCGGCGTGACTGTAGTGGTCTCCAGAACCACCAACGCTCGGCTGGCTGCCGAAACCAGCCTGCTGAAGAGCACTTTTTACAACTACGTAATAGGTCTTACCTGCTCTCTTCTGGTACTGTTCTTTCTGCATCTCTTTATATCTGCCCAGTTCTCGGGGCTTTCCCTGCCTTTGCAGCCTTGGAGCCAGCTTTGGATTTACTTGGGTGGAGCCATGGGTGTATGCACGGTGAGCATTTCCAATGCAGTGGTTACTCGGATTTCCTCCTTCTACGTGACCTTACTCATGTTCGTCGGTCAAGTCTTCGCTGGAATCCTTTTGGATGTAATCATCAGTCATACCCTCTCCCTGGGAATCCTTCTGGGAGGCACCTGTGTAGCTATCGGCCTGGTAATAAACCTGTGGATTGATAAGCGGCAACAAGCAAAGAAATTTATTTCCTCCCGTGTCTAA
- the fabG gene encoding 3-oxoacyl-[acyl-carrier-protein] reductase, with product MLKGKNAIITGGVRGIGRAIAELFCKNGANVLLCYRSNDAAAEKTQDELAKYGTKVEILKGDVANAEFAVEAVAKAKADFGTLDILVNNAGITKDKLMLQMKSEDFDSVIDTNLKGSFYFLKAASGVMIKQRSGNIINLSSIVGLKGNPGQVNYAASKAGVVGMTMSAAKELGRRNIRVNAIAPGFIETDMTDELNDSQKSKMNEVISLGRMGTPEDVANVALFLASDLSAYVTAQTICIDGGMSI from the coding sequence ATGTTAAAAGGAAAAAATGCCATTATTACAGGAGGAGTCCGTGGTATCGGGCGAGCCATTGCAGAGCTTTTCTGCAAAAACGGCGCTAATGTGCTTCTGTGCTACCGCAGCAATGATGCGGCAGCAGAAAAGACCCAGGATGAGTTGGCTAAATACGGCACGAAGGTAGAAATTCTCAAAGGCGATGTGGCCAATGCGGAATTTGCAGTAGAAGCGGTAGCAAAGGCTAAGGCGGACTTTGGGACACTGGATATTCTGGTCAACAATGCGGGTATTACCAAAGACAAACTGATGCTTCAAATGAAGAGTGAGGATTTTGATAGCGTTATTGATACGAACCTCAAGGGCTCCTTCTACTTCCTAAAGGCCGCCAGCGGAGTGATGATCAAGCAACGGTCAGGGAATATCATCAACCTATCCTCGATCGTGGGGCTAAAAGGTAATCCAGGTCAGGTGAACTATGCGGCTTCTAAAGCTGGAGTGGTTGGCATGACCATGTCAGCTGCTAAGGAACTGGGTCGGAGAAATATCCGGGTTAACGCCATTGCACCCGGTTTTATTGAAACAGATATGACCGATGAATTAAACGACAGCCAGAAGTCCAAGATGAATGAAGTTATCAGCTTGGGCCGGATGGGGACACCGGAAGATGTAGCCAACGTTGCCTTATTTTTGGCTAGCGACTTGTCTGCCTATGTGACGGCACAGACCATTTGTATAGATGGCGGTATGAGCATTTAA
- a CDS encoding DMT family transporter: protein MYYFLSVLAGAIIAVMIAVNGVLTAHCNIYVATVIIHVMGLIMISLILIRHRENPMPWKNKKLPLLLYSGGLVGVATTVFNNMAFGKISMSAILAIVLLGQSVTSIVIDHFGWLDMPHQSFNKKKLIGLSFIVLGIGLIMFL from the coding sequence ATGTATTATTTTTTATCGGTGCTGGCCGGCGCTATTATCGCTGTCATGATTGCTGTCAATGGCGTACTGACTGCTCACTGCAACATTTACGTTGCTACAGTGATCATCCATGTGATGGGCCTGATTATGATCTCTCTCATCCTCATTCGCCACCGGGAAAATCCCATGCCTTGGAAGAATAAGAAACTGCCACTTTTGCTCTACTCCGGGGGGCTGGTGGGTGTGGCTACCACTGTTTTCAACAATATGGCCTTTGGAAAAATCAGCATGTCAGCGATTTTAGCCATCGTCCTGCTGGGTCAAAGCGTCACGTCTATCGTCATCGATCATTTTGGCTGGCTGGATATGCCGCATCAATCCTTTAATAAGAAAAAACTTATCGGCTTATCCTTTATCGTTTTAGGGATCGGCCTGATTATGTTTCTATAA
- a CDS encoding nitronate monooxygenase, which yields MERNTKLNEILVSLMNSVLKVEEQSIKESSNIDLSMTEIHTLEAIGAGKLKTMTQVAGALKISVSTLTVAVNKLVKKGYVERCRIPEDRRIVKIGLTQTGKDVVAEHQAFHHNMIEDITANMTDAEVEVLLKSLEGLRDFFRMQLIKPVRSEGAMELKSMNLNGLSIPIPIFQGGMGIGISMWKLASAVAKCGGVGVISAAQPGYMETDFYTDPLSANVRAIRRQVERAVEAVKGVPGAGPIGINMMCVARNYEEIVKAAVEAGAKVIISGAGLPTALPGMVKGKDIKLIPIVSSARAAALIIRSWAKKHNRMPDAFVFEGPKAGGHLGYKEEQLEIADENFYKTLMEIKAEIASIPECKLIVGGGIFSREDVQTALSYGADGVQVGTRFVATEECDAPDSFKQAYVDCQKSDIAIIKSPVGMPGRAIRNKFVKEVAEWEEKRPIERCNGCMSACNPKVAPYCITEALIAAANGDAENGLVFCGSNAHLVDRIVKVKDVFDDLTGTEAEEN from the coding sequence GTGGAAAGAAATACAAAGCTAAATGAAATACTGGTCAGTCTTATGAACAGCGTACTCAAGGTAGAGGAGCAGTCCATCAAGGAATCGAGCAACATTGATCTTTCCATGACGGAGATTCATACCTTGGAGGCTATTGGCGCCGGAAAGCTGAAAACTATGACTCAGGTGGCAGGCGCTTTAAAGATTAGCGTCAGCACCTTGACCGTGGCCGTGAACAAGCTGGTGAAAAAAGGCTACGTAGAGCGGTGCAGAATCCCGGAGGACAGGCGGATTGTAAAGATTGGGCTGACCCAGACGGGGAAAGATGTGGTGGCAGAGCATCAGGCTTTCCATCATAATATGATTGAAGATATTACGGCGAACATGACAGATGCTGAAGTAGAGGTTCTTCTCAAGTCGTTAGAAGGCTTGCGGGACTTTTTCAGAATGCAGCTCATCAAGCCGGTCAGAAGCGAGGGAGCTATGGAACTTAAATCAATGAATTTGAATGGGTTGAGCATACCTATACCCATCTTTCAGGGAGGCATGGGCATCGGCATTTCCATGTGGAAGCTGGCATCGGCAGTAGCCAAATGCGGCGGCGTAGGGGTTATATCTGCTGCGCAGCCTGGTTACATGGAGACAGACTTTTATACGGATCCGCTGTCAGCAAATGTGCGGGCTATTCGACGTCAGGTAGAGCGGGCGGTGGAAGCGGTAAAGGGAGTGCCAGGAGCTGGTCCTATTGGCATCAACATGATGTGCGTGGCCAGAAATTATGAGGAAATCGTCAAGGCGGCGGTGGAAGCGGGCGCAAAAGTTATCATCTCGGGAGCAGGACTGCCGACGGCGCTGCCAGGCATGGTAAAGGGGAAAGATATCAAACTGATTCCTATCGTATCCTCTGCCAGAGCCGCAGCACTGATTATCCGCAGCTGGGCCAAGAAACACAACCGCATGCCAGATGCTTTCGTCTTTGAAGGCCCGAAGGCTGGCGGACACCTGGGATATAAAGAAGAGCAGCTAGAGATTGCCGATGAAAACTTTTATAAGACGTTGATGGAGATTAAGGCAGAGATTGCCAGCATTCCTGAATGTAAGCTTATCGTAGGCGGCGGCATCTTTTCTCGGGAGGATGTACAGACTGCACTGTCCTACGGAGCCGATGGGGTTCAGGTAGGAACCCGGTTTGTGGCCACAGAAGAGTGTGATGCACCGGACAGCTTCAAGCAGGCTTATGTGGACTGTCAAAAAAGTGATATCGCCATTATTAAAAGCCCTGTAGGCATGCCGGGCCGGGCTATCCGCAACAAATTCGTTAAAGAAGTAGCGGAATGGGAAGAAAAGCGGCCCATTGAGCGTTGCAACGGCTGTATGTCAGCCTGCAATCCTAAAGTGGCGCCTTACTGCATTACAGAAGCCCTGATTGCGGCAGCTAACGGTGATGCGGAAAACGGGTTGGTATTCTGCGGCAGCAATGCCCATTTAGTGGACCGAATCGTTAAGGTCAAAGATGTCTTTGATGACTTGACGGGGACCGAAGCAGAAGAGAATTAA
- the nudC gene encoding NAD(+) diphosphatase yields MIQDIEPHKFDITYRNRKAADNDYALLFYEDAVLMKHPEGQENAAEFLTFGEVAALTDWKQEEKVSGWKERANYLFSIDDYKYFSVNLRAEELGKEDLEAGPEMVLSWYAQEAFRSLEEMERGFAGITAAQINRWLVNHRHCGRCGKPLHYSENERCMVCENCNITEYPRISPAIIVGIVDGDKLLMTRYAGRAYKKYALIAGFSEVGESLEATVHREVMEEVGLKVKDITYYKSQPWSFSDTLLVGFFARLDGDNAVTLEDGELAEGTWFAREDIPINEEKIALTAEMIRFFAAGNQVFRD; encoded by the coding sequence ATGATACAGGATATTGAACCACATAAATTTGATATTACCTATAGAAATAGAAAAGCGGCAGACAACGACTATGCCTTGTTATTTTACGAAGATGCCGTCCTAATGAAACATCCAGAAGGGCAGGAGAATGCGGCAGAATTTCTTACCTTTGGGGAGGTAGCTGCCTTGACAGATTGGAAGCAGGAGGAAAAGGTCTCCGGATGGAAAGAGCGGGCCAACTACTTGTTTTCTATAGATGACTATAAATATTTTTCTGTAAACCTAAGAGCGGAAGAGTTAGGAAAAGAAGACTTGGAGGCTGGACCAGAAATGGTGCTGAGCTGGTATGCTCAGGAGGCCTTTCGTTCCCTGGAAGAGATGGAACGAGGCTTTGCAGGGATTACGGCGGCACAGATAAATCGCTGGCTGGTGAACCATCGGCACTGCGGACGCTGCGGAAAGCCCTTGCATTACAGCGAGAACGAGCGATGTATGGTTTGTGAAAACTGTAATATTACAGAATATCCTAGAATATCTCCGGCCATCATCGTGGGCATCGTCGATGGTGATAAGCTGCTGATGACCCGATATGCAGGCAGGGCCTACAAGAAGTATGCTTTGATTGCTGGGTTTAGTGAAGTGGGGGAAAGCCTGGAGGCCACTGTGCATCGGGAGGTCATGGAGGAGGTAGGTCTGAAAGTTAAGGATATTACCTACTATAAGAGTCAACCCTGGTCTTTCTCCGACACCCTGTTAGTAGGCTTCTTTGCTCGGCTGGACGGGGACAATGCCGTCACGCTAGAGGATGGAGAATTGGCGGAGGGCACCTGGTTCGCCAGGGAGGATATTCCCATCAACGAGGAGAAGATTGCCCTGACCGCCGAGATGATTCGTTTTTTTGCAGCGGGAAATCAGGTGTTTAGAGACTAA
- the fabF gene encoding beta-ketoacyl-ACP synthase II — MKRVVITGLGAITPVGNNAPEFWEGIKNGKNGIDQITLFDTTYQKAIMGGEVKNFEYEDKRAAKRLDRYSQFGLTAAKEAMADSGIVSGENVDPYRFGVMAGTGIGGIMTLEEEARKAALKGEEKGYSRVSALLVPMVIPNIMAGNVSIAVQAKGTSIGIVTACSAGTHSVGEAFRYIKHGYADVMLAGGAEASFSPVCFAGFANMTALSTKKDKDRASIPFDKERDGFVMGEGSGFLVLEELEHALARNAKIYGEVVGYGTTSDAYHVTSPSPTGEGGAAAMKMAIDEAGIQPAEVDYINAHGTGTPYNDEFETKAIKLVFGEDTKVPVSSTKSMTGHLLGAAGAIEAVICAKALVDNFIPPTINYQVPDELLDLDYVPNVGRAKELNFVLSNSLGFGGHNGTVLFKKFEK; from the coding sequence ATGAAAAGAGTAGTGATAACCGGACTAGGTGCCATTACACCAGTGGGCAACAATGCACCGGAGTTTTGGGAAGGCATCAAAAACGGAAAAAATGGCATTGATCAGATTACCCTTTTTGATACCACTTATCAGAAAGCCATCATGGGCGGTGAAGTGAAAAACTTTGAGTATGAAGACAAACGGGCGGCTAAGCGCCTGGATCGGTATTCTCAGTTTGGACTGACCGCAGCTAAGGAGGCCATGGCTGACAGCGGCATTGTCAGCGGCGAAAATGTAGATCCATACCGATTTGGGGTTATGGCCGGAACCGGTATCGGTGGCATCATGACTCTGGAGGAGGAAGCCAGAAAGGCTGCCTTAAAAGGTGAAGAAAAGGGATATTCCCGTGTATCGGCGCTGCTGGTGCCAATGGTTATTCCCAATATTATGGCGGGAAATGTCTCCATCGCCGTACAGGCTAAAGGCACTAGCATCGGCATCGTAACTGCCTGTTCTGCTGGTACTCATAGTGTGGGGGAAGCTTTCCGCTACATTAAGCACGGTTACGCAGATGTTATGCTGGCAGGCGGTGCAGAAGCATCTTTTTCACCAGTATGTTTTGCAGGCTTTGCTAACATGACTGCTTTATCCACGAAAAAGGATAAAGACAGGGCTTCCATTCCCTTTGATAAGGAGCGGGATGGCTTCGTTATGGGTGAAGGCTCTGGTTTCTTAGTGTTGGAGGAGTTGGAGCACGCGCTGGCCAGAAATGCCAAGATTTACGGAGAAGTGGTGGGTTACGGTACAACGAGTGACGCCTATCACGTGACTTCACCATCGCCTACCGGAGAAGGTGGAGCAGCTGCTATGAAGATGGCTATCGACGAGGCGGGCATCCAGCCGGCAGAGGTGGACTATATTAATGCCCACGGTACGGGAACACCATATAACGATGAGTTTGAGACAAAGGCCATCAAGTTGGTCTTTGGAGAAGATACTAAGGTGCCTGTCAGCTCCACCAAGAGTATGACTGGACATTTGCTGGGAGCGGCAGGAGCCATTGAAGCGGTTATCTGTGCCAAGGCCCTGGTGGATAACTTTATTCCACCGACCATCAATTACCAGGTGCCAGACGAGCTGCTGGATTTGGACTATGTACCAAATGTAGGCCGGGCAAAGGAACTGAACTTTGTACTGTCTAATTCCCTAGGATTTGGCGGTCACAACGGCACCGTTCTCTTTAAAAAGTTTGAAAAATAA